The following are encoded in a window of Brevibacillus ruminantium genomic DNA:
- the uvrA gene encoding excinuclease ABC subunit UvrA: MNDVIEIKGARENNLKNISLRIPKHKLIVLTGVSGSGKSSIAMHTLQKECQRQYMESMGMVTDYLNKPNVDSITGLSPSISIGQHNNNRNPRSTVGTVTEIYTYLRVLYARLGERPCPSCGRQVKPVFERQISLSSPDKESDQLLEEEGDEEHIVECPYCRHKLPELTMAHFSFNKAQGACSSCGGLGFTSQLKQEAIFDESLSITQGGVKAWDTDFILPYYMDSLQSAAAHYGFEFDVHLPIKDYNEVQRTLLFYGVFSESFQAMFPGKKPPKTVGKGKFEGIITTFQKRYQEALNDEESRKKWTAYFATQTCEACQGTRLKKESRAVTLDGASIVEVSDYALDELWDWLQRLQSKLSEEANVILQPILQDLTERIRRYLDIGLYYLTLSRPAVSLSGGEAQRLRIASLLGSGLTGVLYILDEPTTGLHPRDSHKLLAALKRLRDLGNTVLLIEHDVDVMEQADYIIDIGPKAGKDGGYVVGAGSPRELQRTPSSVTGRYLFAQTPYLGAPRRTGGDQYLVVKNASAHNLKNVTVSIPLHRFVAITGVSGAGKSTFLFHVVEQAIQQGRSDAPVSGMEHISKMITVTQEPVGKISRSNIATYTDLFTMIRALYAGLPDAKRRRLTAKHFSFNTAGGRCEKCKGLGALQMDMHFLPDVEVKCPACNGKRFKKDVLEVKYQGYSISDVLDLTVEECLPLFGEQKDIRSKLELLIEVGLNYMKLGQPTSTLSGGEAQRMKLSRELGKNGGSHTLFLLDEPTTGLHPADVERLIAFLNKLVDQGHSVIVIEHHLDVICAADWIIDFGPEGGKAGGTVIAQGTPEEVQHIESSYTGQYLRGLLSPGH, from the coding sequence ATGAACGATGTCATTGAAATCAAAGGTGCCCGAGAGAACAATTTGAAAAATATTTCCTTGCGTATCCCCAAACATAAGCTCATCGTGTTAACGGGGGTTTCCGGTTCTGGCAAATCATCGATCGCCATGCATACGTTGCAAAAAGAATGCCAAAGACAATACATGGAATCGATGGGGATGGTCACCGATTATTTAAACAAGCCTAACGTCGACTCCATAACCGGATTGTCTCCTTCCATCAGCATCGGGCAGCATAATAACAATCGGAATCCGCGGTCTACCGTCGGTACCGTGACCGAGATTTATACGTACCTTCGGGTGCTGTACGCACGTCTCGGCGAACGTCCCTGCCCTTCTTGCGGGCGGCAGGTGAAGCCGGTTTTCGAACGGCAGATCAGCCTGTCGTCTCCCGATAAGGAAAGCGATCAATTGCTGGAGGAAGAAGGCGACGAAGAGCACATCGTAGAGTGCCCTTACTGCCGGCATAAGCTCCCCGAGCTGACGATGGCTCATTTTTCCTTTAATAAAGCGCAAGGGGCCTGCTCGTCTTGCGGGGGGCTGGGATTTACAAGCCAGTTGAAGCAGGAGGCGATTTTCGACGAATCGTTGAGCATCACCCAAGGCGGCGTCAAGGCATGGGATACGGACTTCATACTTCCGTATTATATGGACTCGCTTCAATCGGCGGCGGCTCACTACGGCTTCGAATTTGACGTTCATCTCCCGATCAAAGACTATAACGAAGTGCAGCGTACGCTTTTATTTTACGGCGTTTTCAGCGAGTCCTTTCAGGCGATGTTCCCTGGCAAGAAACCACCGAAAACCGTGGGAAAAGGCAAATTCGAAGGGATCATCACCACTTTTCAGAAAAGATACCAAGAAGCTCTGAACGATGAAGAGAGCCGAAAAAAGTGGACTGCTTATTTCGCCACGCAGACATGCGAAGCATGCCAAGGCACTCGGTTGAAGAAAGAAAGCCGTGCGGTTACGCTAGACGGCGCATCGATCGTAGAGGTTAGCGATTACGCTCTGGATGAGCTGTGGGATTGGCTGCAGAGGCTGCAGTCGAAGCTCAGCGAGGAGGCGAATGTGATCCTTCAACCGATTCTTCAGGATTTAACAGAACGAATCCGGCGGTATCTCGATATCGGTCTTTACTACCTGACACTGTCCCGACCCGCGGTTTCCCTGTCAGGGGGAGAAGCGCAGCGGCTGCGGATCGCTTCTTTGCTCGGCTCGGGGCTAACCGGGGTGTTGTACATTCTGGATGAGCCGACGACGGGGCTGCATCCGAGGGATTCGCACAAGCTGCTGGCAGCGCTGAAGCGTCTTCGGGATTTGGGCAATACCGTACTGCTTATCGAACACGACGTCGATGTGATGGAACAGGCCGACTACATCATCGATATCGGGCCGAAAGCAGGCAAGGACGGCGGCTATGTCGTGGGAGCGGGATCACCCCGAGAGCTGCAACGCACCCCCTCATCCGTTACTGGCCGATATTTGTTTGCACAAACACCCTATCTCGGTGCCCCCAGGCGAACGGGTGGTGACCAATATCTTGTGGTTAAGAATGCTTCGGCGCATAATTTGAAAAATGTGACCGTATCCATTCCGCTGCATCGATTCGTTGCAATTACCGGCGTTTCCGGAGCGGGAAAATCCACCTTTTTATTCCATGTCGTGGAACAAGCAATTCAGCAGGGACGCTCGGATGCACCCGTCAGTGGAATGGAGCATATCAGCAAAATGATCACGGTTACTCAAGAACCGGTCGGCAAAATCTCTCGCTCGAATATCGCGACCTACACGGATTTGTTCACGATGATCCGCGCCCTCTACGCCGGGCTGCCGGATGCCAAACGGCGGAGACTGACGGCCAAACACTTTTCTTTCAACACGGCGGGGGGCCGATGCGAGAAATGCAAAGGCCTTGGTGCGCTACAGATGGACATGCATTTCCTGCCCGATGTCGAAGTGAAATGTCCTGCCTGTAACGGCAAAAGGTTCAAGAAAGACGTTCTCGAAGTGAAATATCAAGGGTACAGCATCTCTGACGTGCTGGATTTGACCGTGGAGGAATGCCTTCCCCTGTTCGGGGAACAGAAGGATATTAGAAGCAAGCTGGAGCTGCTTATCGAAGTGGGACTCAATTATATGAAACTCGGCCAGCCTACTAGCACGTTATCCGGCGGAGAAGCGCAGAGAATGAAATTGTCCAGAGAGCTCGGGAAAAACGGGGGCAGCCATACGCTGTTTTTACTGGATGAGCCGACGACGGGACTGCATCCGGCGGATGTAGAGCGGCTCATCGCTTTTCTGAACAAGCTGGTCGACCAAGGGCATTCGGTCATTGTGATTGAGCATCATCTGGATGTCATATGCGCTGCCGATTGGATCATCGACTTTGGGCCAGAGGGCGGCAAAGCAGGTGGAACGGTTATCGCGCAAGGGACGCCTGAAGAGGTGCAGCATATCGAGTCGTCTTACACCGGGCAGTACCTGAGAGGGCTGCTGTCACCCGGACATTGA